The Xenopus tropicalis strain Nigerian chromosome 1, UCB_Xtro_10.0, whole genome shotgun sequence DNA segment cctactatacctgctatcccacagccacagtcccttcccagaggatattatccccccactgctactataggcaccatctctccctactatacctgctatcccacagccacagtcccttcccagaggctattatccccccactgctactataggcaccatctctccctactatacctgctatcccacagcccctgtcccttcccagaggctattatctcccactgctactataggcaccatctctccctactatacctgctatcccacagccccagtcccttcccagaggctattatcccactgctactataggcaccatctctccctactatacctgctatcccacagccacagtcccttcccagaggatattatccccccactgctactataggcaccatctctccctactatacctgctatcccacagccccagtcccttcccagaggctattatccccccactgctactataggcaccacctcttcctactatacctgctatcccacagccacagtcccttcccagaggctattatccccccactgctactataggcaccatttctccctactatacctgctatcccacagccacagtcccttcccagaggctattatccccccactgctactataggcaccatttctccctactatacctgctatcccacagccccagtcccttcccaggggctattatccccccactgctattataggcaccatctctctctactatacctgctatcccacagccacagtcccttcccagaggctattatccccccactgctactataggcaccatctctccctactatacctgctatcccacagccccagtcccttcccagaggctattatcccactgctactataggcaccatctctccctattatacctgctatcccgcagccccagtcccttcccagaggctattatccccccattgctactataggcaccatttatccctactatacctgctatcccacagccccagtcccttcccaggggctattatccccccattgctactataggcaccatttatccctactatacctgctatccagtTAGTCTCTTGCTAGTCAAATACTGCATAGCAAAAACTTGCAGGTAACAAGTGGGACACTTAGGAGATTTAATGCCATATTTGGGAGACTCATAGTATGTTCTAATTGCCCACAGCCCAGGATGTAATATCAGGTTAGAGTAGAAACCAGGTTACTGGCCTGTTTTAGGGACTTGTTCCTGATTTCTTCATTTGCTTTCTCCTTGTTTCTAGGTCTGTGAAATGAAGAACTGCAATAAGTGCATCTATTTTGAAGCCAAGAAGAAGCAGGATCTGTATATGTGGTAATGAACAAGCAGATTCTTATTTGAGCGTGCAGGTTACTAGTGTGGTGTGTAGCTGTATGTACAAATGTTTATGCCTGGCGATGTGTATAGCCTGTGGGCGATGGCTATAAATGCCACATTCTAAGCCTTGATAGTAACCTAGAATAAGTAGATGTGTGTGTCTAAAATGTTTCTTTCCTTGCAGGTTATCCAACTCCCCCGAGGGTCCCTCTGCTAAGTTCTTGGTTCAGAATAGTAAGTTAATCCTATAGTAGTTGCTGCTCTGTGCCCTGTGTAGCTGATAAAGATCTCATTGTTCCTCTGCATTGGTTTTTGTTGCCCTGTGAATTTTAGTGGTTGGTTGAAAGCTGGGAGCTGTTGTTTTGAGTATATTCAGGTGCTAACCCATGATGCCTTTCATTTTTGCAGTTCACACACTGGCAGAACTGAAGATGTCTGGGAACTGCCTGAAAGGCTCGCGGCCGATTCTCTCCTTTGATCCGGTCAGTAGACTGATTGGCAGCACTTCTATTGGGTGGGGCTGGCACAGTTTACAATTATCATGCTATTTCCTTTCTGTCTGCTGCCACTCGAGTATTGCCCCACTGTCTGTGCTAAGCAGGAAGGGAGAATGTAGAAAGATAGGTGGAAACTaaatgtgggttatgtagttcctgcatgctgtctgtaagctgaggagaaattataatttataacatgaatgttttagtcccttctcccctgccaggatttcaaatgatgcagaaagagagaaactgttttgcagctagatttcagcacataaaaatggtatttattcctactttttgaaggcacAGATTGCAGTGGTtgagaagctggagttcccctttaatacagggcCTGTCTGTACCATATGTCTCTCTCCTCTTCCTCTTTTATTCCCTTCCACTCAGTAAAATCATTTTTCGTTTCAGGCATTTGACCGGGACCCTCACTATGCTTTGCTGAAAGAGCTACTTACACaggtacattatattatatgctCATCTGtttactgtatggggggggggggggggggggtgtatagtcTGTCCCCTAAATATCCTTTTGCTTGTCTCCTTATTCAGATTTTCGGAACCCCGAGATATCACCCTAGAAGCCAACCTTTTGTGGACCACGTGTTCACTTTCTCCATAGCCGACAACCGCATCTGGTTTAGGAATTATCAGGTGGGTAACGGGGGGGGTCAGTCTTGGGCGTCAGGGCTGGGCGAGAGACGCTTCCCATATTTCTGTTGTGTTATCTGTGTTAAAGCCATATATCATCCCAGAGAAtccatgtgtatatacatatatgtatgtgctGCACATAAGTGGTACCAAACAGTTGTTAATTCAGTCAGTTTTCTCTGACTTGCTAAGCTTATATGCAGATGCAAAGCTGGTGGGATATAAGGGTCCCTGTTAGGAACTGTGCCCCATGTGACTCAATACTGTACTATAAAGAGAATGTTAGCCTTACAGTAAGACGAGGAGAAGCAGTCCTGTGAATGCAGGAGAGTAGATTAAATTCCCAGTGCTAGTCCCCAAATATTGCACATTGGTTTCAGGCAGATACATCAGCCTTAGTGTTTATTTTTTGCACCCTTCCCAGTGTGTGTACAATCAGAATAATAAGTTGTGTTGTTGTGTCTATCAGGTTATAGAAGAGGATGCAGCCCTGGTGGAAATTGGACCCCGTTTTGTCCTAAATCTCATTAAGATTTTCAAGGGAAGCTTCGGAGGGCCGACACTCTATGAGAACCCTCACTACCAGTCTCCAAACATGGTACGGTATTCACTGCCATCATGGCACACTGGTTGCTGGGACCTCCTTTATAGGCCTGTTATTTAGGCTTCTGCATTCTTACGAAACTGAGTCCCAGGAAAAGTTGCCAAATGATCAGTTAGTTAATTAtagacagtggcataactactgtgAGAGGGTGGGGGCTGGGTGAGCCTATTCTGCTCTGCCCCCCCCAaagatttttatcttttttctacAGGGGGGCCGGTGCAGAGTAGACTCAAGCTCACATATTAATCCCCACTCTCCGCCCACATGTCTACCTGAGAGACCGCATGGAGCGGTGATTTATATGCAGCAATGAAGCAGACCCTGCTGTCCGGGTTGTTATGCCGCTGAATATAGGATTAATCAGAACATCCAAATGAACCTGCAGGTCCAAAAAGAGTAGGAAGGGTTCAAGCTGCGTGGTGCTAATCGTTCCATCACCATCTAGAGCCCGTTCCAGAACTAGTGGATTCTCTTCTTGTAGGCAAATCTAGAACAAGTTATTTGAGCTGAGGGGTTTTGGTACCCTCGTATTCTGGTAACAGCTGGTATAGCACATCTATATTGGGGGGGCTAAAATGAAGGGTCTGGTTTCTTGCAGTGCAGCTGGGAGAAGCTTGATTGTTCATCCATTATTAATGGAAGCTGTAGTTCGGCCCTGACTATTTTCCCCACTGTGTCGCGCTGAGCCCCCTTTAGCTAATGAAAATCCTATGTGTTCCATTTGAAGCACCGGCGAATGATCCGAATGGCGACAGCAGCCAAGGTGAAAGAGAAGCAGCAGGTAAAGGAGCTGCAGAAGATGAAGAAGGAGGAAGACAGACCGGTTATCCCTGCCGATCCCACAGAGTCTGTGTTCTATACTCCAGCTGAGGAGAAACCTCAGACCATTGAGACGGAGCCACCGGCACCCAAGCCCAAGGTGAAGAGGAAAGACAAGCAGTTCAAAAGGCAGAGAATGGCTAAGAAACGCATGTGATGTTTGGGGGGCCGGGTATTGGGGGAGGGGGTATTAGCACGGGGTATGGCTGTTTTGTATATTAAACCTTATCCTAAAAGCTATTCTGCTGCTGTATGGGTGCTTTTCATTCTTTATTCTTAATGTAGATTTAGGTCATAAACAGGCGGCTGGCTTGTGGGGCATTTTATTTAACGCAGAAAACACTGTATGTTCCCATAGATGGATGGAGCCAACTAAACTAAGTAACCAATGATAATATATTGCCTGGCACAAGCATATCTGGCTCCTCCGCCAGCACCAGCGCTTTGTATCCGGATTCAGCAGTTAGCGTTCAGATTCCCAATGCACCTTCATGATTAATGACCCAAACAGAAGGCAATGACGCTCTtggcaaaacaatgtttttatactgaaataaatacaaaatcttGCATGATCTAGCATGATCTGGGGCACAGCAGTAGAAAGATATACATTTGGAGTAGGAAAGACTTATCTGGATATCCTGGCTACTTGTTGCCTTTCCTTGCTTTGCAGTCCAAGTCTCATAATCCCACTTTATTCCCAGTAGGAGATGTTCAGATATTCTGCATTCCTTGCTGTTCTCAGTCTCCAACCACTCCagacctggcaaaaaaaaaacattttttttttaaatttttgtgcgctcCACACATTGTTGTCTGTGCTGAATTGCCAGGCAGCTGGGCCAGTATATAACTTACCTCTTCAGTGTGGTGAGGAGATTTTGTGTTCCTTTGGTTTTACTGTGCTGGGATCCATACACTGCAACCTGAATGTCTGAGCACTGGAAGAATAAATGTTAGTAGGGTGAGTGCATAGTATTGCTGGCTGCACTGTATGTGTATAGGGTCATAGCACTGTGGCTGTAGGACAAACAATTCAACCTACACATTATAGTAACTGTCACTAAAACTTGtgccttttatatggtcacaaaaccacagaattccctgtataactcagcctgcagccttgtgcctttatatggtcacagaatccctcagtgacttctaatatccttatttacagtagggtgtacattatcccttataatacatgagtaatattccctgtataactgcctgaagccctgagctatacccccatattaaggcacagtaaggcacattTACTTATGCATGGTAAAGCGTTTGGTACCATAATATTCTCTTAAATGTATGCATTAACTCCAACCGGACTATACACTGATATtaactgctggttggttgctatgggtttgcaCCATTTTGCTGTATAATCTCAATATTTTGAGGAGACCCCTATACAGCAAAATGCGCTAGTGTGGCTATGGCAAGCTGCCCTGTAAAGCATGGGGAACTGCTAGGCAGTACTGTATGACCATAGTGTGGTTACGAAGCCAGTGGTATCGCCAGTCCAAAGAACTGAGCAGACACTTCCATAAGAACTGACCTTTTTCAGCAGCTTGTAGCCTTTCTGTATCTTCCCATCGGCTAAGCATATGCTTCCCATTATACTAAGGATCTCAGCCAGCTCTTCACTAAATTCTGTCTCCGTCCTGACGGCCCCTCGGAGCAGCTTGTACGCTTCCTGCAGCCCAAGACAAATGAATATACAGCAAGTCCTACATCTCAGTGGGGGGGCTGGGCAGCGTAACAGACATAATGGGAGTGCAGGTGTTTAGGCTACAGATGGGGGTTGCAGGTTTAACCTTTCTGTTCCAATGTCCCAGCATCAAAGATCCTGTGAGTATTTAGCAGCCAATTTATCACAATATTATAGGAGCCAAATGGCAGCAGTGTTGAACTGGGGCCCCCAAAGCTCAATAGGAGTGCCTGGAATGCAGGGCCCGCTCTGACACTAATTAGGTGCAGAAACCACTTGGTGACACTGCTGTTATATATTCTTGTGGGGAAGATAAAATTGCCTGAAGGAAACCTTTCAAAGCTACTACACTGTGGCAGGCATCTGCTATTCAAGCCCTTTAGTCTGACCCCAAGCAGAAGATTTCTTTTCTCACTCTAGCAGCCAATCGGGTCAGGTGACTTATAACTAGGCCCCCCTATAGTCAGATCTCAGTCTATTTAGAATGTGCAATTTGCCCTCATATAGGAAAATGATCTAGGGGCACTTATTTTGCTGCTGATAAAACAAGTGTAACTCAAGGGATGTAGGAGAGAAGTGTGGTCCACGTTGGTAGGGGCATCAGTGCCCTGGATTTCCTGTGTGGACCAACTTGCCTTATTAAATAACCCCACATGTATAAGTTGTGCCTAGAATGGCGAAATTGCCCCACCAGATCAGTGTAAGCACAGCAAGCAGTTGCTGGGTTGCATTAATCTGACTGACCTGTGGCCCAATGAGTCAGTTTCATGCTGACCAATGAAAAGAGGGGGTTATTTGTCAGCCATATACATTTCGGTCTGGTTTCACCAAATGATCATGAGAGGGTGGTGAACATGTGATACAATGAACCAGTCCCATGGGAGGCTGGCCACCCACTGTAGGGAGATGTAGGGGCAAGGCATGCCATGCATTCCTACCTGCTTCTTCCCAATCTGGATGAGCCACTTGCTGAATTCCACACAGGCATTCAGTGTCCGGGGGTCATCAGGACCTGCCGCTGTTTGGTAAGCGCCGAGGCTCTCTGTGAAGAACCTTTGTGCTGCCTCTAATAACAGAAACACAGCCTGTCCATTATATGGCGTCTCCCGTGCTACAGATACCACTGCTCTCAAACCTACAAACCTACTCACGTAGCACTTGTTCCTGTGAAACAACACCTTGTAGGGCCTGTTCTATGTATAGAGCCTTGGTgccaccttattattattattaacatttatttataaagcgccaacatattccgcagcgctgtacaataagtgggtttcatacattggacatacagagtaacatataaagcaatcaataaccgatacaagaggtgaagagggccctgcccaaaagagcttacaatctacaaggagaaagggttgagacacaaggtgtgggaatgggcatgacc contains these protein-coding regions:
- the brix1 gene encoding ribosome biogenesis protein BRX1 homolog, translated to MAAYKRKRGSLAEPAINTKKAKKQPPGTQQEGAAGEEFTVPKPVSAGKWKNKERVLIFSSRGINFRTRHLMQDLRTLMPHTKAETKMDRKDKLFVVNEVCEMKNCNKCIYFEAKKKQDLYMWLSNSPEGPSAKFLVQNIHTLAELKMSGNCLKGSRPILSFDPAFDRDPHYALLKELLTQIFGTPRYHPRSQPFVDHVFTFSIADNRIWFRNYQVIEEDAALVEIGPRFVLNLIKIFKGSFGGPTLYENPHYQSPNMHRRMIRMATAAKVKEKQQVKELQKMKKEEDRPVIPADPTESVFYTPAEEKPQTIETEPPAPKPKVKRKDKQFKRQRMAKKRM